The Planococcus liqunii genome includes a region encoding these proteins:
- a CDS encoding ABC transporter ATP-binding protein yields MIDIKNLEHAFAIGKKGEERQVPVLKGITLEVKQGEIVAILGKSGSGKSTLLNILAGFMAPESGSVKVNGQETSALTEADSAAFRLANFGFIFQNFQLMPGLTAFENVELPLKIKGLSSGERTVRVEEMMRKVGLTEVAEHYPNELSGGQQQRVSIARALVTNPPVLLADEPTGSLDSETEQEILQLIQALNSTLGLTFVIITHDEEVANVAHRQYRLHDGELVKGEKRHAV; encoded by the coding sequence ATGATTGATATTAAAAATTTAGAGCATGCTTTTGCAATTGGCAAAAAGGGGGAAGAACGGCAGGTTCCTGTCTTAAAAGGAATCACGCTTGAGGTCAAACAAGGGGAAATCGTGGCGATTCTTGGCAAAAGCGGTTCCGGAAAATCCACCCTGCTAAATATTCTGGCCGGTTTTATGGCGCCGGAATCCGGTTCGGTAAAAGTGAACGGACAGGAAACATCTGCACTTACAGAAGCCGATTCAGCGGCCTTCCGTTTAGCGAACTTTGGTTTTATCTTTCAGAACTTCCAGTTGATGCCCGGACTGACGGCATTTGAAAATGTGGAGCTGCCGCTGAAAATCAAAGGGCTCAGTTCCGGCGAGAGAACAGTGCGTGTTGAAGAAATGATGAGAAAAGTCGGCCTCACCGAAGTGGCAGAACACTATCCGAACGAACTTTCCGGCGGCCAGCAGCAGCGGGTCAGCATCGCCCGTGCACTGGTGACGAACCCGCCGGTTTTATTGGCGGACGAGCCTACCGGCAGCCTCGATTCGGAAACGGAACAAGAGATTTTGCAGCTGATTCAAGCGCTGAATAGCACACTCGGATTGACTTTTGTCATCATCACGCATGACGAAGAAGTGGCGAATGTCGCCCACCGGCAATACCGTCTTCATGACGGAGAATTGGTGAAAGGGGAAAAGCGCCATGCAGTTTAA
- a CDS encoding ABC transporter permease: MQFKDQVDFIRQHMKRNKLRVATTILAAMMGCAFLIVLASVGFGLHKTITDDVLDNRKVTEIEVPSKVESEEKITPAEVQAMSNIPHVEAVVERSGVAAEAMAKIGARSGYVNPILSDLKEEQKAGLALSEGAMPEKAGEVVVGYHFAKALLTDEEREASEEQQGESGFADSLIGQTFELELTPYEGEAESASWTFTVAGVLEEPAKDWMSDGSVYLDDSWAAAFNEKLGTGEESKSISVYADGLQSVGGISEALKDDGYYIYSVTEELGSMNMFFTALKAGLIFVGTIAVLIASIGIFNTMTMAVTERTREIGVMKAIGAQPKLIQKLFLMESAAIGIIGTGIAVVLSYAISMLANWLVPIIIKSSLGEQDSEGFDILISLIPWQLVVIASIISIGVAMVSGWRPARKATQIDVIQALRQEL, from the coding sequence ATGCAGTTTAAAGACCAAGTGGATTTTATCCGCCAACATATGAAGCGCAACAAACTCCGGGTGGCTACTACGATTCTCGCTGCCATGATGGGCTGTGCATTTTTAATCGTTTTGGCATCCGTCGGTTTCGGGCTTCACAAAACCATTACGGATGATGTGCTCGATAACCGGAAAGTGACAGAAATCGAAGTGCCGTCGAAAGTGGAGAGCGAAGAAAAAATCACGCCGGCAGAAGTTCAGGCGATGAGCAATATACCGCATGTCGAGGCAGTTGTAGAACGCTCGGGAGTGGCAGCGGAGGCAATGGCGAAAATCGGGGCGCGCAGTGGGTATGTCAATCCGATTCTGTCGGATTTAAAAGAAGAACAAAAAGCAGGGCTTGCTCTTTCTGAAGGCGCCATGCCGGAAAAGGCAGGAGAAGTGGTTGTCGGGTACCATTTTGCCAAAGCGCTGCTGACAGATGAGGAACGGGAAGCTTCGGAAGAGCAGCAAGGCGAGAGTGGTTTTGCCGACAGCCTGATCGGGCAGACTTTCGAGCTGGAACTGACGCCTTATGAAGGGGAAGCCGAATCCGCGAGCTGGACCTTTACAGTAGCTGGCGTTTTAGAAGAACCGGCAAAAGATTGGATGAGCGACGGTTCTGTTTATCTGGACGATTCATGGGCCGCTGCATTTAATGAAAAGCTTGGAACCGGTGAGGAAAGCAAATCCATTTCGGTTTATGCTGACGGCCTTCAATCTGTTGGAGGCATCTCGGAAGCGCTGAAAGACGATGGCTATTACATCTATTCTGTAACAGAAGAACTTGGTTCGATGAATATGTTTTTCACGGCACTGAAAGCCGGGTTGATTTTTGTGGGGACGATCGCCGTATTGATTGCTTCAATCGGCATTTTTAATACAATGACGATGGCCGTGACGGAGCGGACGCGGGAAATCGGCGTCATGAAAGCCATTGGCGCCCAGCCGAAATTGATCCAGAAGCTGTTCCTGATGGAAAGTGCCGCAATCGGAATCATTGGAACCGGAATTGCCGTTGTCCTTTCTTACGCAATCAGCATGCTGGCAAACTGGCTTGTGCCGATTATTATCAAAAGCTCCCTCGGGGAACAGGACAGCGAAGGCTTCGATATCCTCATTTCCTTGATTCCCTGGCAGCTGGTGGTCATTGCTTCAATCATCAGCATCGGTGTAGCCATGGTATCCGGCTGGCGGCCGGCGCGGAAGGCCACGCAGATCGACGTAATTCAGGCGCTGCGGCAGGAATTGTAA
- a CDS encoding M15 family metallopeptidase translates to MKKFKTAFSILFLLVLGGFFFIWIQNELAFREELQQRATPSGLHPVVEEKSEELIAKAAAIGIQVVITDGFRSADEQNGLHAKGRSTAGNVVTYARGGDSYHNYGLAIDFALKLSNGEVVWDTARDDNKNGKADWFEVAAIGKELGFEWGGDWQRFKDYPHLEMTFGLSIDELKRGYRPEDVMQ, encoded by the coding sequence TTGAAAAAGTTTAAAACCGCTTTTTCGATTCTTTTTTTATTGGTACTCGGCGGTTTTTTCTTCATTTGGATTCAAAACGAATTGGCATTCCGCGAAGAGCTGCAGCAGCGCGCTACCCCTTCCGGCCTGCATCCGGTCGTGGAGGAAAAAAGCGAAGAGCTGATTGCAAAAGCAGCAGCCATTGGCATACAGGTCGTTATTACAGACGGCTTCCGGTCGGCGGATGAGCAAAACGGACTGCATGCAAAAGGAAGAAGCACCGCCGGCAACGTGGTGACTTATGCACGCGGCGGAGATTCCTATCACAACTACGGATTGGCCATCGATTTTGCGTTGAAGCTCAGCAACGGCGAAGTGGTGTGGGACACGGCGCGCGATGACAACAAGAACGGCAAAGCTGACTGGTTTGAAGTGGCGGCCATCGGGAAAGAACTTGGGTTTGAATGGGGCGGCGACTGGCAGCGCTTTAAGGATTATCCGCATTTGGAAATGACGTTCGGTTTGTCGATCGACGAGTTGAAGCGGGGCTACCGGCCGGAAGATGTCATGCAATAA
- the nfsA gene encoding oxygen-insensitive NADPH nitroreductase: MVIELMKSHASVRDYKEKQLTREEVSELVAAAQHAASSHFVQAYSIVWVTDPEKRKQLGELSRNAQQMEGAGAVFLMCADYNRLKHAGDMQGEAISFDHAENLIVAVTDVGLLAQNLALAAESKGYGICYIGGVRNNMEAISDLVGLPEGVFPVYGLTVGVPNESNEVKPRLPVEAILHENAYDEAKYKTLLPEYDETIQRYYQERSTNQKVATWTQQMATFLRKPRRPDLKGVLAKKGYLFK; encoded by the coding sequence ATGGTTATTGAATTGATGAAGTCCCACGCATCTGTGCGTGATTACAAAGAAAAGCAGCTGACGCGGGAAGAAGTCAGCGAATTGGTGGCGGCAGCACAGCATGCCGCATCGTCACACTTTGTGCAGGCCTACTCCATTGTCTGGGTGACGGATCCTGAGAAACGCAAACAGCTTGGCGAATTGTCCCGCAATGCGCAGCAAATGGAAGGCGCAGGCGCGGTATTTTTGATGTGCGCTGATTACAACCGGTTAAAGCACGCCGGCGACATGCAAGGCGAAGCCATTTCGTTCGATCATGCGGAGAATTTGATCGTCGCTGTAACGGACGTCGGCCTGCTTGCCCAAAACTTGGCGCTTGCTGCTGAATCAAAAGGCTACGGCATTTGCTATATTGGCGGGGTGCGCAACAATATGGAAGCGATCAGTGACTTGGTCGGCTTGCCGGAAGGCGTTTTCCCGGTGTACGGCTTGACGGTCGGTGTGCCGAACGAATCCAACGAAGTGAAACCGCGTTTGCCGGTTGAAGCCATTTTGCACGAAAATGCCTACGATGAAGCCAAATACAAAACCTTGCTTCCAGAATACGATGAAACAATCCAGCGCTATTATCAGGAACGCAGCACAAACCAGAAAGTTGCGACGTGGACGCAGCAAATGGCGACCTTCCTCAGAAAACCGCGCCGCCCGGATCTCAAAGGCGTGCTGGCGAAAAAAGGGTATTTGTTTAAATAA
- a CDS encoding NAD(P)-dependent oxidoreductase: MKIAIFGATGRVGGQILKRALADGHQVKALVRTPKLDEHPNLEIITGNVRKAEDVERTLQGADAVFSAIGTDRTTTLSEAMPLIIGAMKKEGIRRIIAIGTAGILNSRLTPGALRYEGGDSNRKLTFAAEEHETVFRLLEAIDLDWTIVCPTYLPDGEARGGCRAEKDFLPEGGKEITVGDTAEFAYGQLENAEFLKSRVGISY; this comes from the coding sequence ATGAAAATCGCGATTTTTGGTGCTACGGGACGCGTCGGTGGACAAATCCTGAAGCGGGCACTGGCAGATGGGCATCAAGTGAAAGCCTTGGTGCGTACGCCGAAACTGGACGAACATCCGAATCTGGAGATCATCACAGGAAACGTCCGGAAAGCGGAAGACGTCGAGCGGACGCTCCAAGGCGCCGATGCGGTATTTAGCGCCATCGGTACGGACCGGACGACGACGCTTTCTGAAGCGATGCCGCTTATTATCGGAGCAATGAAAAAAGAAGGCATCCGGCGAATCATTGCCATTGGCACCGCAGGCATTTTGAACAGCCGGCTGACGCCGGGCGCGCTCCGTTACGAAGGAGGAGACTCTAACCGCAAACTGACATTTGCTGCAGAAGAACATGAAACGGTGTTCCGCCTGCTGGAAGCAATTGACTTGGATTGGACCATTGTCTGCCCGACTTATTTGCCGGACGGTGAAGCGCGCGGCGGCTGCCGGGCGGAAAAAGACTTCTTGCCGGAAGGCGGTAAGGAAATCACGGTCGGCGACACGGCTGAATTTGCCTATGGGCAACTGGAGAACGCTGAATTTCTAAAATCGCGTGTAGGGATTTCCTATTGA
- a CDS encoding alpha/beta hydrolase, with the protein MKKRTAKKWSIRIALGIVSLLAFAVIGFILYAQFDYGPSETLAEQVDLDAVKRDDHGLVFLPENPNGQGLILYQGAKVEAKAYAYLGEKLSEQGYTVSIPKLPLKFGIFGVNKAEAVIEDYPEITAWFIGGHSLGGVAAAMYAEEHQDELAGLFFLGSYPAGDFAASKLPMLSIYGENDGLTLLEDIENNRVLFSASSEFVEIPGGNHAQFGMYGEQKGDNPADISPLEQQDLIVEALLNWMKDK; encoded by the coding sequence GTGAAAAAAAGAACAGCTAAAAAATGGAGCATCCGAATTGCACTGGGAATTGTTTCATTGCTTGCTTTTGCCGTTATCGGTTTTATTCTCTATGCGCAGTTTGATTATGGACCAAGTGAAACGTTGGCGGAACAAGTCGACCTTGATGCAGTAAAACGCGATGACCACGGCCTTGTCTTCCTTCCGGAAAATCCGAATGGCCAAGGACTCATTCTCTATCAAGGAGCAAAAGTGGAAGCGAAAGCTTATGCCTATCTTGGCGAGAAATTAAGCGAACAAGGCTATACCGTTTCAATCCCGAAACTGCCATTGAAGTTTGGCATCTTCGGGGTTAATAAAGCGGAAGCCGTGATTGAAGATTATCCTGAAATCACGGCTTGGTTCATCGGCGGGCATTCGCTTGGAGGAGTCGCTGCAGCCATGTATGCCGAAGAGCATCAGGATGAGCTGGCTGGCTTATTCTTCCTGGGCTCGTACCCTGCTGGTGATTTTGCGGCAAGTAAGCTGCCGATGCTGTCGATTTACGGAGAAAACGATGGCCTGACTTTGCTGGAAGACATCGAGAATAACCGCGTGCTGTTTTCAGCCAGTAGCGAATTTGTCGAAATTCCAGGCGGCAACCACGCGCAGTTCGGAATGTACGGAGAGCAAAAAGGCGACAATCCGGCGGATATTTCCCCGCTTGAACAACAAGATCTCATTGTGGAAGCATTGCTTAATTGGATGAAGGATAAATAA
- a CDS encoding ABC transporter permease encodes MHKLLQNEWMKLWSRKPTWMMVILLALLIFGSAGITKWNNSVSNANIQETWQDIVSAEREFNQSMLATSGLSPAQKEFYEGRVAIAEYRLENNIAPFEYTSMQQQVLDSYMLMPIVTLFTVIVAAGIVASEYSQGTIKMLLTRPVKRWKILTSKYITVLIFAILFAVLTVLFSALAGLLFFGIGEGSFLTWSGSEVAAGSYWLEAFKLAALSFASVWIIGTFAFMLGTVLRSSSFAIGLSIFLMFTGIQGVFLLSRYEIVKYYLFTHTDLTQYYTGFMPVTGITMTLSLVVLAAYFAVFMAISYSVFVSRDVMA; translated from the coding sequence TTGCACAAACTCCTTCAAAATGAATGGATGAAACTCTGGAGCAGAAAGCCCACTTGGATGATGGTCATTTTGCTGGCCCTTCTCATATTCGGATCGGCCGGCATCACCAAATGGAATAACTCCGTTTCCAATGCCAATATCCAGGAAACGTGGCAGGATATTGTGTCGGCAGAACGCGAATTCAATCAGTCCATGCTGGCCACTTCCGGACTCAGCCCTGCTCAAAAAGAGTTCTACGAAGGGCGGGTGGCGATTGCCGAATACCGGCTTGAAAATAACATCGCGCCTTTTGAATACACCAGCATGCAGCAGCAAGTGCTCGACTCTTATATGCTGATGCCAATTGTCACGTTGTTTACTGTCATTGTCGCGGCGGGCATTGTCGCTTCTGAATATTCCCAAGGCACCATCAAGATGCTGCTGACCCGTCCGGTGAAGCGCTGGAAAATCCTTACTTCCAAATACATCACGGTGCTGATTTTTGCTATTCTCTTTGCTGTACTGACTGTGCTGTTTTCGGCATTGGCGGGCCTGCTGTTTTTTGGCATCGGAGAAGGAAGCTTCCTGACCTGGAGTGGCAGTGAAGTAGCCGCCGGTTCCTACTGGTTGGAAGCATTCAAGCTGGCTGCTCTCAGTTTTGCAAGCGTCTGGATCATCGGCACTTTCGCGTTCATGCTTGGAACGGTGCTGCGGTCCAGTTCGTTTGCCATCGGGCTATCGATTTTCCTGATGTTTACCGGCATTCAAGGTGTATTCTTATTGAGCCGCTATGAAATCGTCAAATACTATTTATTCACCCATACCGATCTCACCCAGTACTATACCGGCTTTATGCCTGTTACCGGCATTACCATGACCTTGTCGCTGGTTGTGCTTGCCGCTTACTTTGCGGTCTTTATGGCGATTAGCTATTCGGTGTTTGTATCGCGGGATGTTATGGCGTGA
- a CDS encoding ABC transporter ATP-binding protein codes for MNEKPIVQIRNLSKTIGRKKIIKGLNLDLYRGQITGFLGPNGAGKTTTIRMMVGLMRPTEGDVLIEGQSVLKDFEESIQKVGVIVENPEMYKFMSGYKNLLHFSRMHKGVSKQRIHEVVQLVGLQNRIHEKVSAYSLGMRQRLGLAQALLHKPQFLILDEPTNGLDPAGIREFRMYLQRAAQEDGVAVFVSSHLLSEVELLCDRFAVIQNGELVDIIGVHDEEQSRYYIQAKPLETAYEVLYGAGFPITYQEDGCLIDTEAEHIPGAIKLLVAAGVKIYAVHPFHATLEDQFLEMTGGGQIAQTPSK; via the coding sequence ATGAACGAGAAACCGATTGTACAAATCCGGAATTTGTCAAAGACAATTGGGAGAAAGAAAATCATCAAAGGATTGAATCTTGATTTGTACAGAGGCCAAATCACGGGGTTTCTTGGTCCAAACGGCGCCGGAAAAACGACAACCATCCGGATGATGGTCGGCTTGATGCGTCCAACCGAAGGTGATGTCCTGATTGAAGGCCAATCGGTTCTGAAAGATTTTGAAGAAAGTATCCAAAAAGTTGGCGTAATTGTAGAAAATCCGGAGATGTACAAATTTATGTCCGGTTATAAGAATTTGCTGCATTTTTCCCGTATGCACAAAGGCGTTTCGAAACAGCGCATCCACGAAGTGGTGCAGCTGGTCGGCTTGCAGAACCGGATCCACGAAAAAGTCAGTGCCTATTCACTCGGAATGCGCCAGCGCCTCGGCCTTGCCCAAGCGCTGCTGCACAAGCCGCAATTTTTGATCCTGGATGAGCCGACAAATGGCTTGGATCCGGCCGGCATCCGCGAATTCCGGATGTATCTCCAGCGGGCTGCCCAGGAAGACGGCGTGGCGGTCTTTGTCTCCAGCCATTTGCTGTCGGAAGTGGAATTGCTGTGTGACCGTTTTGCCGTTATCCAGAACGGCGAATTGGTCGATATTATCGGCGTCCACGACGAAGAGCAATCCCGCTATTACATTCAAGCCAAACCGTTGGAGACAGCTTATGAAGTGTTGTACGGAGCCGGGTTCCCCATCACCTATCAGGAAGATGGCTGCCTGATCGACACGGAAGCCGAGCATATACCTGGAGCGATAAAACTCTTGGTGGCGGCCGGCGTCAAAATTTATGCCGTCCACCCGTTCCATGCCACACTGGAAGATCAATTCCTGGAAATGACGGGAGGCGGCCAAATTGCACAAACTCCTTCAAAATGA
- a CDS encoding class I SAM-dependent methyltransferase, producing MELQTMHEQLAERIKRRSLVSATISQPRLKSNDIKRVKLKPVEIKNDYLIQFEYQFEHVLKHENLSIADALEKLESLFEDFRQALFQFTDERIQVQLSKKFKVSWKTEQTETKAAELSHNRKKQYLLEDGVAYPFLVRLGVQSPDGKVKKQKYDKFRQINRFIEFIDDALVYLPKDRTVRILDFGSGKSYLTFALYHYLRIEKGLDLRVTGLDLKKEVIEECQRIADDLGYDQLEFLVGDINDYNEESAVDMVVTLHACDVATDMALARAVKWNTKVILSVPCCQHELNSQIAAPELGLMLQNGLIKERFSALATDSIRAEILSLVGYETQLMEFIDMEHTPKNILIRAYQTGKKPAPGQYDRYKAFTQLLSAKPFLENELKGLL from the coding sequence ATGGAACTACAAACAATGCACGAACAATTAGCTGAACGCATCAAACGCCGCTCGCTTGTTTCGGCAACCATCAGCCAGCCGCGCCTTAAATCCAATGACATCAAACGGGTGAAACTCAAGCCCGTCGAAATCAAAAACGATTATTTGATTCAATTCGAATACCAATTTGAACATGTCTTAAAGCACGAAAACCTTTCAATCGCAGATGCTCTGGAAAAGCTGGAAAGTTTATTTGAAGACTTCCGCCAGGCTTTATTCCAGTTCACTGACGAACGGATCCAGGTTCAACTGTCCAAGAAATTCAAAGTTTCCTGGAAAACCGAACAAACCGAAACGAAAGCCGCCGAACTGTCGCATAACCGCAAAAAACAATATTTGCTGGAAGACGGCGTCGCTTACCCCTTCCTTGTGCGCCTTGGTGTCCAGAGCCCGGACGGCAAAGTAAAAAAACAGAAATACGATAAATTCCGCCAAATCAACCGCTTTATCGAATTTATCGACGACGCGCTCGTCTATTTGCCAAAAGACCGCACTGTCCGGATCCTGGATTTCGGTTCCGGCAAATCGTATTTGACGTTTGCGCTGTATCATTACCTGCGGATCGAAAAAGGGCTAGACCTCCGTGTGACTGGCCTCGATTTAAAAAAAGAAGTGATTGAGGAATGCCAGCGCATCGCAGATGATCTCGGCTACGATCAATTGGAGTTTTTAGTCGGCGATATCAACGATTACAACGAAGAATCCGCAGTCGATATGGTGGTGACCCTCCATGCCTGCGACGTGGCAACCGATATGGCTTTGGCCCGGGCCGTCAAATGGAACACCAAAGTAATCTTGAGTGTCCCTTGCTGCCAGCACGAACTGAACAGCCAAATTGCAGCGCCGGAACTCGGACTCATGCTGCAAAACGGGCTCATCAAGGAACGCTTCAGCGCACTGGCTACTGATTCCATCCGGGCGGAAATTTTGTCGCTCGTCGGCTATGAAACGCAACTGATGGAATTTATCGATATGGAGCATACGCCAAAAAATATTTTGATTCGTGCTTATCAGACCGGCAAAAAGCCGGCGCCTGGGCAATATGACCGCTATAAAGCCTTCACTCAGCTCCTGTCTGCCAAACCGTTTCTTGAAAACGAACTGAAGGGACTCCTATGA
- a CDS encoding AMP-binding protein: MAIVEKTVGQIVRERAAMHPTTEAYVYPERDIRKTYKEFDEETDRLAKAFMGIGIAKGEHIAIWSDNKREWLLSQFATGKMGGVLVTVNTSYQSAELEYLLKQSDATTLILGEEFKGTSYIDIINEVCPELKTAEKGAVSSGKLPHFKRVIVMGENQFPGIYTWSEFEAFADRVDDDQLEERFVSMESDDVINIQYTSGTTGFPKGVMLTHRNVVNNGKLIGDTMNLSELDRLCIPVPFFHCFGCVLGTMAAVTHSTTMVIAEQFDPKRVLQMVQDEKCTGLHGVPTMFIAELNHPDFASFDTSTLRTGIMAGSPCPIEVMKKVINDMGASEITIAYGQTESSPVITQTRADDDIEKRVSTVGKPHAEVEVKIVDPVTSEQVPTGVPGELCTRGYHVMKGYYKNEEATQNAIDEDGWLHTGDIAVEDEDGYIAITGRIKDMVIRGGENIYPREIEEFLYQHPSIQDVQVVGVPDPKYGEELMAWVILKEGQQLSSEELREYCQGKISRHKIPRYIEFTKEYPMTASGKIQKFKLREMSAERTEKTEV; this comes from the coding sequence ATGGCAATTGTAGAAAAAACAGTGGGGCAGATTGTACGGGAACGGGCTGCCATGCACCCGACAACAGAAGCATACGTTTATCCGGAACGGGACATCCGCAAAACCTATAAGGAATTCGATGAAGAAACAGACCGCTTGGCCAAAGCTTTTATGGGGATTGGTATTGCAAAAGGGGAGCACATTGCCATCTGGTCAGACAACAAGCGCGAATGGCTGTTGAGTCAGTTTGCAACTGGTAAAATGGGCGGCGTGCTTGTCACCGTGAACACCAGCTACCAGTCGGCCGAACTGGAATATCTTTTAAAGCAGTCTGATGCAACGACATTGATTTTAGGGGAAGAATTTAAGGGAACAAGCTATATCGACATTATCAATGAAGTTTGCCCAGAGCTGAAAACGGCCGAAAAAGGGGCGGTTTCAAGCGGGAAATTGCCGCATTTTAAACGGGTCATCGTCATGGGTGAAAATCAGTTTCCCGGCATTTATACGTGGAGCGAGTTTGAAGCATTTGCCGATCGCGTAGACGATGATCAGCTTGAAGAGCGCTTTGTTTCAATGGAGTCGGATGACGTCATCAATATCCAGTACACATCTGGAACAACTGGATTTCCGAAAGGGGTCATGCTGACGCACCGGAATGTCGTCAACAATGGCAAGTTGATCGGCGACACGATGAACTTATCCGAACTGGATCGCCTGTGCATCCCGGTGCCGTTTTTCCATTGCTTCGGCTGTGTGCTCGGCACGATGGCTGCCGTAACGCATTCAACGACGATGGTCATCGCCGAACAATTCGATCCGAAGCGGGTGCTGCAGATGGTTCAGGACGAGAAATGTACAGGGCTTCACGGCGTGCCGACGATGTTCATCGCAGAGTTGAACCATCCGGATTTTGCGTCGTTTGATACGTCCACCTTGCGCACGGGCATCATGGCCGGATCGCCGTGTCCGATTGAAGTGATGAAAAAAGTCATCAATGACATGGGTGCATCGGAAATTACGATTGCCTACGGACAAACCGAATCGTCTCCGGTCATTACGCAGACGCGCGCGGACGATGACATTGAAAAGCGGGTGTCCACTGTCGGAAAACCGCATGCGGAAGTCGAAGTGAAAATCGTGGACCCCGTAACAAGTGAACAAGTGCCGACGGGTGTTCCGGGTGAATTGTGTACACGCGGCTACCATGTCATGAAAGGCTATTACAAAAATGAAGAAGCGACCCAAAATGCGATTGATGAAGACGGCTGGCTCCATACGGGCGATATCGCCGTTGAAGATGAAGACGGCTATATCGCCATTACCGGCCGCATCAAAGACATGGTCATCCGCGGCGGCGAAAACATTTATCCGCGTGAAATCGAAGAATTTCTGTATCAGCATCCTTCCATTCAAGACGTTCAGGTAGTCGGAGTGCCGGATCCAAAATACGGAGAAGAGTTGATGGCGTGGGTCATTTTAAAAGAAGGGCAACAACTGTCTTCAGAAGAGCTGCGCGAATATTGCCAAGGCAAAATTTCCCGGCATAAAATTCCGCGGTATATTGAATTTACGAAGGAATACCCGATGACCGCATCGGGCAAGATCCAGAAATTCAAGCTGCGTGAAATGTCAGCAGAAAGAACCGAAAAAACAGAAGTCTAA
- the wrbA gene encoding NAD(P)H:quinone oxidoreductase, whose product MANVKLAIIYYSSTGTNHQMAKWAEEAAQQAGAEVRVAKVRETAPQAAIDSNPAWKAHHEATQDVPEAEVALLEWADAIIFSVPTRYGHVPTQFQQFLDITGGAWAQGKLANKVVSAMSSAQNPHGGQEATVLAVYTSMFHWGAIVAAPGYNNPALFKAGGNPYGTSVTAGENGMVEDVEDAVKYQANHTIEVAQWIKNGQTQ is encoded by the coding sequence ATGGCAAATGTGAAATTGGCGATCATTTATTACAGTTCAACGGGCACCAACCACCAAATGGCAAAATGGGCAGAAGAAGCAGCCCAGCAGGCAGGGGCAGAAGTGCGGGTAGCAAAAGTGAGGGAAACTGCACCACAGGCAGCCATCGACTCGAATCCTGCATGGAAAGCTCATCATGAAGCAACTCAAGATGTGCCGGAAGCAGAAGTGGCGTTGCTTGAATGGGCGGATGCCATCATTTTCAGTGTGCCGACCCGCTATGGCCACGTGCCGACCCAGTTCCAGCAGTTCCTGGATATTACAGGCGGCGCCTGGGCGCAAGGCAAACTGGCGAACAAAGTGGTCAGTGCCATGTCGTCAGCGCAAAACCCGCATGGTGGCCAGGAAGCAACCGTACTTGCCGTCTATACGTCGATGTTCCATTGGGGCGCGATTGTGGCAGCACCGGGCTACAACAATCCAGCCCTGTTCAAAGCAGGCGGCAATCCTTACGGCACGTCGGTTACCGCAGGAGAAAACGGCATGGTGGAAGATGTAGAAGATGCGGTTAAATACCAGGCAAATCACACAATTGAAGTTGCGCAATGGATCAAAAACGGCCAAACTCAATAA